A window from Peromyscus eremicus chromosome 5, PerEre_H2_v1, whole genome shotgun sequence encodes these proteins:
- the Sec61a2 gene encoding protein transport protein Sec61 subunit alpha isoform X1, with protein sequence MGIKFLEVIKPFCAVLPEIQKPERKIQFREKVLWTAITLFIFLVCCQIPLFGIMSSDSADPFYWMRVILASNRGTLMELGISPIVTSGLIMQLLAGAKIIEVGDTPKDRALFNGAQKLFGMIITIGQAIVYVMTGMYGDPAEMGAGICLLIIIQLFVAGLIVLLLDELLQKGYGLGSGISLFIATNICETIVWKAFSPTTINTGRGTEFEGAVIALFHLLATRTDKVRALREAFYRQNLPNLMNLIATVFVFAVVIYFQGFRVDLPIKSARYRGQYSSYPIKLFYTSNIPIILQSALVSNLYVISQMLSVRFSGNFLVNLLGQWADVSGGGPARSYPVGGLCYYLSPPESMGAIFEDPVHVVVYIIFMLGSCAFFSKTWIEVSGSSAKDVAKQLKEQQMVMRGHRDTSMVHELNRYIPTAAAFGGLCIGALSVLADFLGAIGSGTGILLAVTIIYQYFEIFVKEQAEVGGMGALFF encoded by the exons ATTCCGCTGTTTGGGATCATGTCATCGGATTCTGCAGATCCCTTCTACTGGATGAGAGTTATTCTTGCATCCAACAGAG GAACATTGATGGAATTGGGTATATCCCCAATTGTAACATCTGGTTTGATTATGCAGTTGTTAGCTGGAGCCAAAATCATTGAAGTTGGAGATACACCCAAAGATAGAGCTCTGTTCAATGGAGCCCAGAAAC TATTTGGTATGATCATTACCATTGGGCAAGCCATTGTGTATGTCATGACGGGGATGTACGGGGACCCTGCGGAAATGGGTGCTGGCATCTGTCTCCTTATCATCATACAG TTGTTTGTTGCTGGTTTGATTGTGCTGCTGTTAGATGAGCTGCTACAGAAGGGTTACGGCTTGGGGTCTGGTATTTCCCTCTTTATTGCCACCAACATCTGTGAAACCATTGTCTGGAAGGCCTTTAGTCCCACTACCATTAACACTGGCAGAG GTACGGAGTTTGAGGGTGCAGTCATAGCTCTATTTCATTTATTGGCCACCAGGACAGACAAAGTCCGAGCCTTGAGGGAGGCCTTCTATCGGCAGAACCTCCCCAATCTCATGAACCTCATTGCCACAGTGTTCGTGTTTGCTGTCGTCATATATTTCCAG GGGTTTCGTGTTGACTTGCCCATTAAGTCGGCCCGGTATCGAGGACAGTACAGTAGCTATCCCATCAAGCTCTTCTACACATCGAATATTCCCATAATCCTCCAGTCTGCCCTAGTTTCAAACTTGTATGTCATTTCCCAGATGCTGTCTGTTCGATTTAGTGGCAACTTCTTGGTAAACTTACTAGGACAGTGGGCC GATGTCAGTGGGGGAGGACCTGCTCGTTCTTACCCTGTTGGAGGCCTTTGTTACTACCTATCTCCTCCTGAGTCCATGGGTGCCATATTTGAGGATCCTGTCCATGTGGTTGTGTACATCATCTTCATGTTGGGATCATGTGCATTCTTTTCTAAGACATGGATAGAAGTGTCTGGTTCCTCAGCCAAAGAT GTCGCTAAGCAGCTTAAAGAGCAGCAGATGGTGATGAGAGGCCACAGAGATACCTCCATGGTCCACGAGCTGAACAG GTACATCCCCACAGCAGCTGCCTTTGGGGGTTTGTGCATTGGTGCCCTGTCGGTGTTAGCAGACTTCCTGGGGGCTATTGGCTCTGGCACTGGGATTCTGCTTGCAGTCACTATTATTTATcagtattttgaaatatttgttaaGGAACAGGCTGAAGTTGGAGGGATGGgtgctttgtttttctaa
- the Sec61a2 gene encoding protein transport protein Sec61 subunit alpha isoform X2: MSSDSADPFYWMRVILASNRGTLMELGISPIVTSGLIMQLLAGAKIIEVGDTPKDRALFNGAQKLFGMIITIGQAIVYVMTGMYGDPAEMGAGICLLIIIQLFVAGLIVLLLDELLQKGYGLGSGISLFIATNICETIVWKAFSPTTINTGRGTEFEGAVIALFHLLATRTDKVRALREAFYRQNLPNLMNLIATVFVFAVVIYFQGFRVDLPIKSARYRGQYSSYPIKLFYTSNIPIILQSALVSNLYVISQMLSVRFSGNFLVNLLGQWADVSGGGPARSYPVGGLCYYLSPPESMGAIFEDPVHVVVYIIFMLGSCAFFSKTWIEVSGSSAKDVAKQLKEQQMVMRGHRDTSMVHELNRYIPTAAAFGGLCIGALSVLADFLGAIGSGTGILLAVTIIYQYFEIFVKEQAEVGGMGALFF, translated from the exons ATGTCATCGGATTCTGCAGATCCCTTCTACTGGATGAGAGTTATTCTTGCATCCAACAGAG GAACATTGATGGAATTGGGTATATCCCCAATTGTAACATCTGGTTTGATTATGCAGTTGTTAGCTGGAGCCAAAATCATTGAAGTTGGAGATACACCCAAAGATAGAGCTCTGTTCAATGGAGCCCAGAAAC TATTTGGTATGATCATTACCATTGGGCAAGCCATTGTGTATGTCATGACGGGGATGTACGGGGACCCTGCGGAAATGGGTGCTGGCATCTGTCTCCTTATCATCATACAG TTGTTTGTTGCTGGTTTGATTGTGCTGCTGTTAGATGAGCTGCTACAGAAGGGTTACGGCTTGGGGTCTGGTATTTCCCTCTTTATTGCCACCAACATCTGTGAAACCATTGTCTGGAAGGCCTTTAGTCCCACTACCATTAACACTGGCAGAG GTACGGAGTTTGAGGGTGCAGTCATAGCTCTATTTCATTTATTGGCCACCAGGACAGACAAAGTCCGAGCCTTGAGGGAGGCCTTCTATCGGCAGAACCTCCCCAATCTCATGAACCTCATTGCCACAGTGTTCGTGTTTGCTGTCGTCATATATTTCCAG GGGTTTCGTGTTGACTTGCCCATTAAGTCGGCCCGGTATCGAGGACAGTACAGTAGCTATCCCATCAAGCTCTTCTACACATCGAATATTCCCATAATCCTCCAGTCTGCCCTAGTTTCAAACTTGTATGTCATTTCCCAGATGCTGTCTGTTCGATTTAGTGGCAACTTCTTGGTAAACTTACTAGGACAGTGGGCC GATGTCAGTGGGGGAGGACCTGCTCGTTCTTACCCTGTTGGAGGCCTTTGTTACTACCTATCTCCTCCTGAGTCCATGGGTGCCATATTTGAGGATCCTGTCCATGTGGTTGTGTACATCATCTTCATGTTGGGATCATGTGCATTCTTTTCTAAGACATGGATAGAAGTGTCTGGTTCCTCAGCCAAAGAT GTCGCTAAGCAGCTTAAAGAGCAGCAGATGGTGATGAGAGGCCACAGAGATACCTCCATGGTCCACGAGCTGAACAG GTACATCCCCACAGCAGCTGCCTTTGGGGGTTTGTGCATTGGTGCCCTGTCGGTGTTAGCAGACTTCCTGGGGGCTATTGGCTCTGGCACTGGGATTCTGCTTGCAGTCACTATTATTTATcagtattttgaaatatttgttaaGGAACAGGCTGAAGTTGGAGGGATGGgtgctttgtttttctaa
- the Nudt5 gene encoding ADP-sugar pyrophosphatase: MENKESTDPPQNTRQHIISEELISEGKWVKFEKTTYMDPTGKTRTWETVKLTTRKGKSADVVSIIPVLQRTLHYECIVLVKQFRPPMGGYCLEFPAGLIDDGESPEAAALRELEEETGYKGDVAECSPAVCLDPGLSNCTTHVVTVTINGDDAENVRPKPKPGDGEFVEVICLPKNDLLTRLDALVAEDHLTVDARLYAYALALKHANSKPFEVPFLKF, encoded by the exons ATGGAGAACAAAGAATCCACAGACCCTCCTCAGAACACCAGACAGCACATTATTTCAGAGGAG TTGATTTCAGAAGGAAAATGGGTCAAATTTGAAAAAACAACTTACATGGATCCTACTGGGAAAACGAG AACTTGGGAAACAGTGAAACTTACAACCAGGAAGGGGAAATCTGCTGACG TTGTGTCCATCATCCCAGTGCTGCAAAGAACTCTTCATTATGAGTGTATTGTTCTGGTGAAGCAGTTCCGACCCCCAATGGGTGGCTACTGCCTGGAGTTTCCAGCAG GGCTCATCGATGATGGTGAGAGCCCAGAAGCAGCCGCTCTCCGGGAGCTAGAGGAAGAAACCGGCTACAAAGGTGACGTCGCTGAGTGTTCTCCAG CTGTGTGTCTGGATCCAGGCTTGTCGAACTGTACCACACATGTTGTCACAGTAACCATCAATGGAGATGATGCGGAAAATGTAAGGCCGAAGCCCAAACCAG gGGATGGAG AATTTGTGGAAGTGATTTGTTTACCAAAGAATGACCTACTGACTAGACTTGACG CTTTGGTAGCAGAAGACCATCTTACAGTGGATGCCAGGCTCTACGCCTATGCTCTGGCACTGAAACATGCCAACTCGAAGCCATTCGAAGTACCCTTCCTCAAATTTTAA